The genomic DNA ATTGTGTGCAAACTTGTAGTCGAAACCAAGTCCATTTGGTGATGAACCTACTTGAACCGTTTGAACCATGACCTAAACCGCATAACTCGAAACTTTTAAGGCCCGAACCCTTAGCGTAAATATTTTACATTTATGTTAATTGGTTAATATAAATCTTTATTAGTTATTCTTATATTtataataatgataatgataaatTACCTAAATAAACTAACCCAAACCAAACTCCCTAACCCCCATGTGCGTACACATTACACCCCTTTCCCCTGTGTAAAAATTCGGCCCAATCAACTCAGTTTTGTGACAACCCATTATCACTTTGACCAATTTCCAATTCATAGTATATATGTATGCGTAGCATTGAAAATTTTATCATAAGAATTCAAATCCAACCCTACCTATTCTCGAGTTACGCACGGCAGCAAGAAGACCCACCCCTCTCACGTGGCAACTATTCCCCTCCTAGTCGAAATCCTACGACAAACCAGCCATCACCACCTTCTTCTCCGGCGAATTCAGCCTCCACCGAACACCGGTAAGATCTCGCTCTCTCTCGTCCGTAGTTCTAGTTAATAGACTCGTCGCGGTTTCGGTTCGATCTCAACTTAAAACCTTGCAAGAAAATAGGTTATACATGAAACTGTATGAAAACATATATATATTCGTTCGATGATATGTATATGTTTGGTGCCTATGATTAGCGATTACAAGAAACTGTAtgaatatacatatatatatatatatatatatatatatatatatatatatatatatatatatatatatatatatatatatatatatatatatatatatttgttcgATGATATGTATATGTTTGGTGAACTTGAACTATTGTATGAATGAGCATGCAACACGATACTCGTTACGGAAACTACGATTTATATATGATGTGTTTGTATATGAATCTTGATCTTGGACATGTTTATAAGATAGACAAATTACATGAAAACCTGAATGTTTGCTTTGAAACTGAAAGTGTGTCGTGTGTGGATAAATTATGCTTTAGaatgtttgtaaaataagattTATTGTGAATGAGTTGATAAAGATATGATTATGTGTCCGATTATGAGAATTTTTTTGATGCTAGTGTTAATGGATGGGATGTTTATTAGTTGATAAAAGGAAATTGTgatttttgagttttgaactatGATTGTTATATGATCTCTGATGTACATATGTGTTGCTTAATTGGTGCGACAAGATCTTATTAAAATGGTTACTTGAAACATTGAGATATAGGATATTGTTAACTGTTTGGTGATATTGGTCGATATGTATACATGACATTCGAAAAGTTTCTAAATGATGGATATATGATATATTGTAGTTGGTTGCATTGTATTTAGGAAGTAATGTTGTGATTTTATTGTAGAGTGCATCTTTTGTGGGTTTATATATTACAATTTGTTTTGTGAAATAATAGGTATTGGTTTCAACCTATGCATGTTAGTAAACTTGTGTGAATTGGAAATCTTATAGGCATGCCATGACCACGTAACATGAATTGCCAATGATGAATTAGCAAAGGATAAATTGATGAGAACTGTTCATGCGAGAAAATATGATTTATGGAATTGTATTGTGATAATTCATATAAACTAAATACTCATTGTAATATGATAATGCGTGCCATACTTGCCAATCATATGTGGAAAATATACATCAAGTAAGTGAATTCTATGTAAACAAAACTAATTATTATTGGTAACCACACTAGGGTCCGGGTGACCAACGAGGAACAAGTAACTTTACGTaacataatctaccgagcaaaccgaggtgagttcacactttccacaaggcatgggattcccaagggttgggaatgggtaaaggattgaaactgaaactgaaactgcgtgatctcctggtttgggacacgtacacaccctcttcactgaagggtgacaacacgtgaTAAGAATAGAATcggaacctgcgtaatctcctggtttggggattacgtacaccccctctttactgaagggtgacaacacggatactagaccaaaactctctatcatgaagtccctccttttatatcgacttaatcgccgggccaatggcgagcgggtcattagttagatagcgctatttaggtttgacaagcctcacaccgtgccgcagaggacgggcgtgaactaatggatctgggcactagtcaatgatgatagacattgacgtcagggcaccaacttactttagtcagtggtcgatatggtaaacaggtctagtggttaacatggggaagcccccaccaactatggatatgtttgggaaacagggtaaacggattaacttacaacttacaaatgaactcctggttttgaaacaacttaataatgaacaccaactgtgaactcgctcaactttgttgttgactcgttgttacatgccttgcaggtcgttagaggtttagctggagcttgcaggggagcaggagtcgttgtgggacatgaacCGCTGCGTGTTCATGAAAAACTTTATTAAATTAAAAACTTAAATTTTGGTTTTGAACTTAAACGCTTCCGCTGACTATTCAACTTGGTTTTGGACTTTGGTTTGGAGAACTTTAGACGTTTGGTTTtactttactttatttaatatttattataattggtggtatgatcctggtcagtcacacgcctcgcggtaatactccgcttgtggattttgagggtgtgacaatcaccctaaaaatcatctaaacaacgtcaaaacacacaaattttcaaacctatttaacaactttattacgcttttttctcctataatatcaaccaaaatcatcaaaataacaagaAACTTACCCGTATTCGGATTCCGGTAagatttggtgtcaaacgacggtggtatggtggctgattacggtggttgctgactgttgtcgctgggtgatcttgttcgttggcagtgcagggacgcaagagagagagagagagagcgggagagaatttctaaaggttttgggctttaattattttattatagtttgaaatattgttgggtttggttaatgggctaagacttagtggaCTAGCTAATTAGGAATTATAAGTGGATAaaggtatgggtatttgggtttagttagttaggtattaaaagtctTATAATTTatgtagtatttttttttttttaaataagagtttactaaaaaaaattttaaatataaattgataacactttttacctaagaggtgcggacgaaaaatttcaagggtgcggtcgaaaaattccaaggggtgcggacgaaaaattccaaggggtgcggacaggattttcgacggaacttagcactaatttttttttcccctgggggtgcgcccgcccaccttgggttgggcttgggtccGCCCCCGATCGAAACATCTAGTATGACCAAGACCCCAAACATCTTTAATCTAAAAAGCCGCCCAAGCATTCATGTCAGTTCTCCGATTTGGAAACTCCAGCGTCACCCAGATATTCCGATGACGTCTAAGgttatagggtgtggtcatgaccctcatgaccaccatgaccctccatgttGGTGTCATGTAACCCACCTCTAAttcaccatccaaaaccactaccctaagggtgtggtcatgactcaaaccactagccccttatttattttaatttatctttgtctaaagaaaaaggaaataatttgttgaaaaatggaaagaaggaccatggttgccatggattaatccatgcaaaccatggtggatcaatcaaAGGGGTGGTGTAGCATTCCATTCATATTCGTAGGTGGCAAATCATGTTCCAATGATGACCCCCACACCCTATAGCTTAAGAATAAACCAAATCTGCTCACCTTATTTCCAAATGTTCACGAATTAATCTTCAACATCATACTGGAAATAAAACGCATTTTTGGCAACCTATATCTcgctaatattaataaaaaactCAATCGGAACTTGTTCTTCTTTGCACGAATCTTGGTGATTCATTCCAGTTTTGTGTATGTTGGTGCGAATCTGTACTTATACCCAGTCGACATCCAAAACCCTTATCAGCCTTAATTCACTTTCAATTGATTGTTGCCGAAATTAGACGTCCAATCAGAGACTTGCCGGAATCAATCATCACCGGCTATCTTCTAAACTCCTTCATTTCTTTACAATCGGTAAGATTTTGTGATGCCTTTACTCATTTCTCCATCTTAAATTTGATGATATGAAGATGGAGATGAACATGATACGAAGATGAAGATGatatgatgaagaagatgaagagaacAAAATACTCCTTCGATATTCATTCAATGAATTTCAAGAACCAAATTGCTTATTATGTTTGAATGAGCAACAGTTGGGGACAAAAAAGAAGCACAGATCATATGTTCCAAGAACAAATCAAGAGAAATATTTAATATTATGGATAAATGTTTTTGGGTTTGCAAAAGTACAAATCATTGTAGGTGGTGGATGTTTATGGTGTCGGAGGTCGTTAGCTGTGGTTAGTTGCAGGTTGTAGAGGTGGTCCGGTGATAATGATGTTGGTGGTTGAAGGTGGCTGTGGTGGAGGTGTTGTTTGAAGGTGGCTATGGTGGGGGTCTTGGTGGAAGATGGAAGGATTGAAAGGTGCAAACTGGAGCTTTCAGGGGATGATATTTGTTAGAAGGGGTTTATAAGATACAAAATTACCATATTGCCTTTCGTTTTCAAAGTAAAAGGACATAAATGCCAAGTCAACTAACAGAAGTTTGGACTAGAGACTTGATTGAGAGCAATTGACAACTAGAGGGACCGGAGTGTTGAATTTTTTCAAATGAGGGCTGAACCTGTGATTGAGTGTAAACCACAGTGACTGAAACTGTAGTTTACTCATATAATTATTTTCAAAAACCCATTAACATGAAATAATTGTCTTCTACATCAATCGGAAAGTCAGCTAAAAGAAATTATACTAAATGGGTTGGAAATTTTACACAATGCCCTCTATGGGATTTCACATGCTCTGTGTGAATAGTAACATGGACCCTTAAATTAGAACTTAGTGTACACCCAAGGAGAGGAGACTGAAACTATACTTTAATTATATATGAAAAGTAGAGTCATAGTTGTAAAGAAATTGAGTTTCATGTCCCTTGCTCAATATACTTGTTTACCCACACTAACCTAAATTACTAAAAACAAGCTCTGTATTATACAACCAAACCCATCATACCGTCTGCTGCATGCTCATATAACTAATGACTAAAATTACCCTATATATCCGGCAGCTTTAACAGTTTTGCTGACTGAAGGAAGGAAGAACGAAAGCAACTCCTCCTCTACAGACCAAACATGATGATGGATGCTACTGCAGTTACAAGGGAAACAATGAAGGGCCGCAGATTGTTAGATACAGATGCCGCCGTGTTCATCAAGGGAGGGCTTGCACCATAAGCTCCTAGTCCTGTCGGATCAGGGTTTCCTAAGCTAAAccctggtggtggtggtggatatTGTGTCCTGTCCACACAAGGACGTATTAACAACAAGCTCAAgtcaagaatatatatatatatacagtgttcactctagaacccaaccacccccctctctctctctatatatatatataacttaattaccaaaatgctcATCTTTCCAAACAAACATTACCCTGCcccagaagatgatgatgatgatgttgtagGTGGTGCAGTAGGCAAAGATGTAGTATTAACCGGTGCTTGTGTTGTGGGTGGTGACGTAGGCAAAGATGTCGTAGTATTAACCGGTGCTGGTGTTGTAGGTGGTGGtgacgatgacgatgatgatgggTACACACAAGAGCCTGTGCCTGTATTTGAACCAGATAAAGTTGCAATTAAAGGACACAACTAATTTGACTCAGGGGCGAATCTTAGTTggtgcccgggggtgcacccgcccaccccaatgtttcggttagaagtgtatatgTTCCGATTTTTCTTCCGgaaaatttataaattatatagGATTGTCTCTCccaattatttttcctaaatatttatacaatatataaattaaagtaaagtttgttaccactttgtatatcctaaatatttatacaatatataaattaaagtaaagtttgGTACTACtttgtatatcctaaatatttatacaatatataaattaaagtaaagtttgttacGACTTTGCATATAAGTGATAGgtagttttgtaaatatattttaactcttatttgtTTAACCTTAGATTACCCACCACACAATAAACTTAATCGCAAGTTTTTATGTGTAAGAACGGGCCCTTTGAATGAATGGAATTTTTTAGTTgaatttggaactattattatttgacctgaCCTGAATCGATAGCCGACCCGACCCGAatcataacgataggaaaaataATTTGGGTCCCGTCACActacgccccctcgaaacttttggtcaagctccgccactgattTGACTCATGGCGTTCTCAAGCAAAGCAAGCAGgtcaaatatattaaaaaaaaaaaaaaaggagtcAAAAGTCACCCAACAGGAAGGAAGGAAGGAAGGAAGGAAGGAAGGAAGGAAGTGTTACTTGGATTGGTGGTGGTTACAAGAGCAGCACCTCCAAAATCACAGCTTGTTGGGGCGGGGTTCTTTTGGTAATAACTGTTAAAAGCATATGAAGCGTGATTCTCAAGGGTGGCTGGTTCATAACAACTGGAACCCTGCTGAATGGTGGCGCAATCAGCGCCCCCAACCCCACACGCGTAATCAAGAGCCGACTGTAATGCTGCCTGTGATGCTCCACTCTTTGCTATGCACCACCGGCCATTTCCTCCTGTGACCGGCACTGGTGGGTTTACAGGGTTGGTGGCAGGTGGCGGGTTGCTGACAGGTGGAGGGTTTACAGGGTTGGTGGCAGGTGGAGCATTTACAGCAGGGTTGGTGGCAGGTGGAGGGTTTACAGGATTGGCACCTGGCACCGTGACGACAGCTGGTGCAGTACTAATGGGAGGATTTGTTATTGGAGGTGGGGGTAAGGCTGTCGTCGTTGGGTTAACAGAGTCATGTTCTGTCAGTGCTCGGTGGTGAATACAAGGGAATAACTGTTTTTTCTCCCAAAAACCTTTGGCACGAGGAAGAGGAATGCCTGAACTTGTAACTGCAAAACCCAAGGGTAAATAAATCCCGAGGATAGGAAGATTGTGTGTATATTAATAACATTCTGTAACTTAATAGGCTAAAACCATAAATAATATGAGAAATGTAAGAGTAAGTTACCTGCTGCGTTGCATAAAAAGAGGAGGGAGAAGAAGAAGGAAGCTGCTTTGGCCATGACCATGGTAGTAGTAGTAGAAGAGAGATGTAGATTGTAGAGGAGGGAGGCCTGGAGGGAGGGTTAGGGGGGAAAGTGGTAGTTTTAAAAGGAAGGCATTGGTCTCTTAAAAAGCCAAGTTGATAAAGACACAGACAGACACACGAAAAAGGGCAAGAATGAATGTGTCGTGTTCATGATAAGGAGCAAGTAAAGTAAAATAAAGGGTGATTGATTACTTTGCCATGAAGACTCCACTCTAAATTTAAATTTCAAAATTAACCACTTTTCTTAATCTCTCTCGACCTGGCGAACGGGGCGGGTCATGGATCAAAACGGGTTCAGGTCaattaaaaaaagggttgttttggttcgggtcaaaatgaGTTCAGGTTGGAACTGGTTCGGGTCGGAACGAGTTCGGGTCAGGACAGGTTTCAGGTCAGGTTGGGTCGGCTTggttaaaaaatgttttttttttattttattttgttttttaagtTATGAAACCTTCTTCCAAAAAAATCCCATAAAACCTACCTCCATCTCCTCCAAGGATACAATTAATAGGAAACCTTCACCAATTAGGCGTGGGCATACACCGTATCCTTCAATCCATGGCTAAGACTTATGGTCCACTCGTATTGCTTCACTTTGGTACTGTGCTGATAACTGTAGCCTCTTCTCACCAGATGCCAAGTGAAGGGAGCAACAACAAAGCAGAAGGTTCTTCCAGCGATCTCCATGCtaatcgaaacggtacgggtcgaaacgattcgcgtcgaaacggtacggttcgaaacggtacgcgtcgaaacggtacgcgtcgaaacggctcgcgtcgaaacggtacggttcgaaacggtacgaaaCTCATCCCGacccacatcgacccatttctttaatgttgtcaacccgctttgacccgaaaataacaagatggaatttcaagtgacccattgtgatccatttagttaaaatatcttacccaaaccaacccatataattttaaaagcaacccaaacCAACCCACTTGGAAGACTTTGAGTCAAGATTGCCCCTTCTACTCTCTATCTAACTAACTTTTATTTCCGTTTTTCATATTAATCGTTTACAAATCTCTAATAAAATACGACTAGATTATCTCTTACAAACATACATTTACGTATCTTTCTCATCCTCCTAATGAGTTTTGTCTTGTTTACTTGTGTCCTTTTCATGTGGCAGTGGTTCACGACACACATACAATACTCATTAAACCCGTTTGGGGCATATCTAACTTAACGTGTCATTAGAGTTGAGTGCATCATATAGTTCGGTTTCGGTTATCTCAAAACTCAAAACCAAACCATCAATTACGGTCCGCTTAAATTGGGTCGATTTTGTTGGTTATTATTTTCTTTGCTCACCCCTACGTGTCATTTACTAGGCGATTTATATGACACCACAAGTTTAGCAAAATTAAATTTAACAAGTTCAGTTACACAAATGGTATAACAAGCTTAACAAGATTAAGGGACTGTTTGGTAACATTATGTTGAGCCATTATGATTTATGAGGCCTCACAATTGTTGATTTACCAAGGTTTAGCATTATACACCTGCGGATTGATTTCTTTCAACAAACGTGTTTGAGAAATATTGATAATTTACTAAAGTTCTTCATGACCAATCAAACAAAATAAACGATGACCATTGGATTTATATCGTTGATTGCAAACCCTTTATCCATATAACATCGACGTAGTGTGCTAAATTCTCTCCTCAATTCTCGAAGGAAGACGGTGGGGTGTGGGATCGGCATTTTGATCGGGGAGCTGGGGTGGAGCGagtccccgatcgggaacaccgccctAGGGGTGTAGCTTAGTTGATACCCAGGGGTGCActccccccccctcccccccccccagtGTTTCGGTTAAAAGtataaaattttcaatttttcgttcaaaaattttaaaattacaaAGGATCGCCTCCCACCCTCTCATTTATACCCTAACCCTCACTACACTCTACACTTTCTATAAAAAATCTCCTCCTCTCTCATTATTTGGAGTAAACTACCATTTTggcccctgaggtttggtcacttttgccattttagtccaaaattcaaaaccttttgcatttgggtccctgtggcttcagttttatttttattttgtccTATTcctcaggggtaaaatggtcattttatttttattttatttaaagctTTTACTATTTGTGTAAATAGGTTCAAGTTTtagatcaaaataaaaaaaaaatatatgtttttaaacAAAAACCTGCAACCACTCTAATCACCCCTTCACAAATCTCACTTTTAATACTTCAACCACTCTCTCACTTTCTCTTATTCATAGATCTAAAAACCCCAAAAACCCTTTGATGATCAAGTAAACCAAAACATCCGGTAAGCGTTTATTGTTAATATTATCCCGTGAACTGATTGCGCTGTGTTTGCTGGTTAAACTCTTCGATCTTTGTAATTCTGAATACCCTTTTGAAATCTTTATCGATATGTGTATGTCCGTATACACACAAGTGATACATACTTTTTGTGTTTTGATGAATTTTACCCGAGCGGTTTTCATTTCAagaaatggttttttttttggtaaaaattTCTGCTTTTTGATCGGTTGAGGAATGGGATTTTTTGGGTTGATTGACAAGAAACGACATTGACGAAGCATGTTCGTTGTTTTCAGAGCAAGAAAAAGTACAAGTTGGTATGCGTGTGGTACAACACCTTTCTGATTATTGATTGGCTCAACCTATTCACACACCCTATCTGCCTATTTAGACACCCtttgcctcgtataggcctatacgaggcgtatagagTTACATCAAAGTCAGTGTCTGACTCATGTCACTTCTGGTTTGACTGCTTCaatatgcctcgtataggcctatactgggcgtaTAGGGCCCCTCGTATAGGTCTCATATATGACCCTTTGCCCcttatatgcctcgtatagggctatactagGCGTATATAAGggttttttttaacattttatataatattaatcgttttagcaaacttttatacgAAAACaagttttttattttaaataattaatattaggacccaTCGTTGGTGTTTTTTTGAGTTGAAAAATGGATGTTTTGGTAAGGTAATTTGATTGTTTTTGGAGGGTGATGTTTTTATGAGTAAAAAAATGGGTGTTTTGGTGGGgtaatttgaattgttttttaagaaaagttttattttttttataaaaatattttaccgTTTTCAAGATCGACCTTTAAAAATATTCAATCGTAGAAATATTACTTTGTTTTTAACATAAA from Helianthus annuus cultivar XRQ/B chromosome 7, HanXRQr2.0-SUNRISE, whole genome shotgun sequence includes the following:
- the LOC110909977 gene encoding mucin-2 isoform X2, coding for MVMAKAASFFFSLLFLCNAAVTSSGIPLPRAKGFWEKKQLFPCIHHRALTEHDSVNPTTTALPPPPITNPPISTAPAVVTVPGANPVNPPPATNPAVNAPPATNPVNPPPVSNPPPATNPVNPPVPVTGGNGRWCIAKSGASQAALQSALDYACGVGGADCATIQQGSSCYEPATLENHASYAFNSYYQKNPAPTSCDFGGAALVTTTNPSTGSCVYPSSSSSSPPPTTPAPVNTTTSLPTSPPTTQAPVNTTSLPTAPPTTSSSSSSGAG
- the LOC110909977 gene encoding carbohydrate-binding X8 domain-containing protein isoform X1, whose protein sequence is MVMAKAASFFFSLLFLCNAAVTSSGIPLPRAKGFWEKKQLFPCIHHRALTEHDSVNPTTTALPPPPITNPPISTAPAVVTVPGANPVNPPPATNPAVNAPPATNPVNPPPVSNPPPATNPVNPPVPVTGGNGRWCIAKSGASQAALQSALDYACGVGGADCATIQQGSSCYEPATLENHASYAFNSYYQKNPAPTSCDFGGAALVTTTNPSTGSCVYPSSSSSSPPPTTPAPVNTTTSLPTSPPTTQAPVNTTSLPTAPPTTSSSSSSGAGTQYPPPPPGFSLGNPDPTGLGAYGASPPLMNTAASVSNNLRPFIVSLVTAVASIIMFGL